A region from the Pseudomonas sp. P8_229 genome encodes:
- a CDS encoding glycerophosphodiester phosphodiesterase: MLATFTKSALMLSLMLGLGQAHAAAQTNIDALAAAHGIPHPAVIAHRGASFDAPESTAASYRLARDLGADYLEMDLQRSKDGVLFALHDNNLQRTTDVATKFPERKDSPATAFTMAELKTLDAGSWYNKAYPDRARPTYAGLKILTLDEIIDIARANPKHKPGLYIETKEPQLFPGIEHDLKEKLQDRGWLSPAGSKLAKSELGVGQGKGKVILQTFEKNSLVLLQKEMPQVPKILLLWVGESSIEPKSAVTFAESGEKDKNVFYGKQEPKSEAEFKQWVDFAKAQGAIGTGPSAKLTKGGDQSYSDLVQPWMNQYTHDQGMLVHVYTVDEPVDFEKVMAAGVDGIFTNRASELLKFYKRPASASVDQVLKNNGF; the protein is encoded by the coding sequence ATGCTCGCCACTTTCACCAAAAGCGCCCTCATGCTGAGCCTGATGCTCGGTCTCGGCCAGGCCCACGCCGCTGCCCAGACCAACATCGATGCACTGGCCGCCGCCCATGGCATCCCGCATCCGGCGGTGATCGCCCACCGTGGCGCGTCCTTTGATGCACCGGAATCCACCGCCGCCTCCTACCGGCTGGCCCGCGACCTCGGCGCCGATTACCTGGAAATGGACTTGCAGCGCAGCAAGGATGGCGTGCTGTTCGCCCTGCACGACAACAACCTGCAACGCACCACCGACGTTGCGACTAAATTCCCGGAGCGCAAGGACAGCCCGGCCACTGCCTTCACCATGGCCGAACTGAAAACCCTCGACGCCGGCAGCTGGTACAACAAGGCTTACCCGGATCGCGCGCGCCCGACCTACGCCGGGCTGAAAATCCTGACCCTGGACGAAATCATCGACATTGCCCGGGCCAACCCGAAACACAAGCCGGGCCTGTACATCGAAACCAAGGAGCCGCAGCTGTTCCCCGGGATCGAGCATGACCTGAAAGAGAAACTGCAGGATCGCGGCTGGCTGAGCCCGGCCGGGTCGAAACTGGCCAAAAGCGAGCTGGGCGTCGGTCAGGGCAAAGGCAAGGTGATCCTGCAGACCTTCGAGAAGAACAGCCTCGTACTGCTGCAAAAGGAAATGCCACAGGTGCCGAAGATCCTGCTGCTGTGGGTCGGCGAAAGCAGCATCGAGCCGAAATCGGCAGTGACCTTTGCCGAGTCCGGCGAAAAAGACAAGAACGTGTTCTACGGCAAGCAGGAGCCGAAGTCCGAAGCCGAGTTCAAACAGTGGGTTGATTTCGCCAAGGCTCAGGGCGCCATCGGCACCGGCCCTTCGGCCAAGCTGACCAAGGGCGGCGACCAGAGCTATTCGGACCTGGTGCAACCGTGGATGAACCAGTACACCCACGATCAGGGCATGCTGGTGCACGTGTATACCGTCGATGAGCCGGTGGACTTCGAGAAAGTCATGGCGGCGGGTGTCGATGGCATCTTCACCAACCGCGCCAGCGAACTGTTGAAGTTCTACAAGCGCCCGGCCAGTGCCAGTGTTGATCAGGTGTTGAAGAACAACGGGTTCTGA
- a CDS encoding antibiotic biosynthesis monooxygenase family protein, with protein MKPSEPCFAVIFTSTRTEGDNGYAAAAERMMELVVQQPGYLGVDSLRGEDGVGITISYWESEAAILAWREHPEHRVIQARGRAQWYSKFQTRVCRVEREYRFGQ; from the coding sequence ATGAAGCCGAGTGAGCCGTGCTTCGCGGTGATTTTCACCTCGACCCGCACCGAGGGTGACAACGGCTACGCAGCAGCAGCCGAGCGGATGATGGAACTGGTGGTGCAGCAGCCGGGGTACCTCGGCGTGGATTCGCTCAGGGGCGAGGACGGAGTCGGGATCACCATTTCCTACTGGGAGAGCGAGGCGGCGATTCTGGCCTGGCGCGAGCATCCCGAGCACCGGGTGATTCAGGCGCGAGGACGGGCGCAGTGGTATTCGAAGTTTCAGACGCGGGTGTGTCGGGTGGAGCGGGAGTATCGGTTTGGGCAGTGA
- a CDS encoding LysR family transcriptional regulator → MSITGAHYRLAFTHSILAFPQVINAATHYRLDYPDLALILALVRGGSLARASQLLRVDVSTVFRAVRRLESALGQQLFEKSRAGYLPTTLAQTLAEQAERAEQALEAARIGVEQGGEVVSGTVRLTCTDSVLQGLLLPALAQFMPNYPALTIELSTSNDFANLSRRDADIALRLTRTPPEHLVGRQLAKISYRVCASARYLQNVDASDLAALTWIAPDEFLPDHPTVAWRRQQLPGVTPSYRCNSMLSVTELVRGGLGVAALPDFLISEGLQALSEPLHGYDTALWLLTRPDCRALRSVVTLFDELGRALRLP, encoded by the coding sequence TTGTCGATCACCGGGGCTCACTATAGATTGGCGTTCACGCACTCAATATTGGCGTTTCCCCAAGTGATCAATGCAGCGACGCACTATCGACTCGACTACCCGGATCTGGCGCTGATTCTCGCTCTGGTGCGCGGAGGCTCTCTGGCTCGGGCTTCGCAGTTGCTCAGGGTAGACGTGTCGACGGTGTTTCGCGCGGTGCGGCGGCTGGAGTCAGCGCTGGGTCAGCAATTGTTCGAAAAGAGCCGCGCCGGTTACCTGCCGACCACACTCGCGCAGACCCTGGCCGAGCAGGCTGAGCGTGCCGAACAGGCACTGGAAGCGGCGCGCATCGGCGTCGAGCAGGGTGGGGAAGTGGTCAGCGGCACGGTGCGCCTGACCTGTACCGATTCGGTGCTGCAAGGCCTGCTGTTACCGGCGCTGGCGCAGTTCATGCCGAATTACCCGGCGCTGACCATTGAACTCAGCACCTCCAACGATTTCGCCAACCTCAGCCGGCGCGATGCCGACATCGCCCTGCGCCTGACGCGCACGCCGCCCGAGCATCTGGTCGGACGGCAACTGGCGAAGATTTCCTACCGGGTCTGTGCCAGTGCGCGTTATCTGCAAAACGTTGATGCATCGGATCTGGCGGCACTGACCTGGATCGCCCCGGATGAGTTTCTGCCGGATCACCCGACCGTCGCCTGGCGCCGTCAGCAGTTGCCCGGCGTGACCCCGAGTTATCGCTGCAACAGCATGCTTTCGGTGACTGAGCTGGTGCGCGGAGGACTCGGCGTGGCGGCGTTGCCGGACTTTCTGATCAGCGAAGGTTTGCAGGCCCTCAGCGAACCGCTGCACGGCTACGACACCGCGCTGTGGCTGCTGACCCGCCCGGACTGCCGGGCGTTGCGCTCGGTGGTCACGTTGTTCGACGAACTGGGGCGGGCGCTGCGTTTGCCGTGA
- a CDS encoding MBL fold metallo-hydrolase, with protein MANPVFSADQTSTPEASRQDQGLFRNHAPAQREGFRKMLRIMWNMIFHKPRNTRPAAAIPVQPLTREDLLAAPNHSVYRLGHSTLLLKLRDKFWITDPVFAERASPVQWAGPKRFHQPPISIDQLPPIEAVILSHNHYDHLDYEAVLKLAAKTNYFLTPLGVGDTLIKWGIDASKVRQYDWWQGTEIAGIRFVATPSQHFSGRGLFDGNSTLWASWVMIDGDTRIFFSGDSGYFDGFKHIGEQYGPFDLTLMETGAYNVEWPHVHMQPEETLQAHIDLKGRWLFPIHNGTFDLAMHAWHEPFDRILALAWERSVSITTPQMGEAFNLMQPQRGEAWWLAVEGESEGVVQNA; from the coding sequence ATGGCCAATCCAGTGTTCTCTGCGGATCAAACTTCCACGCCTGAAGCCTCTCGCCAGGATCAAGGGCTATTCCGTAACCATGCGCCGGCGCAGCGCGAAGGCTTTCGCAAAATGCTGCGGATCATGTGGAACATGATCTTCCACAAACCGCGCAATACCCGACCGGCCGCCGCTATCCCGGTGCAACCGTTGACGCGTGAGGACCTTCTGGCTGCGCCCAACCACAGCGTCTATCGCCTCGGGCACTCGACTCTGTTGCTGAAGCTGCGCGACAAATTCTGGATCACCGATCCGGTCTTCGCCGAGCGCGCCTCGCCGGTGCAGTGGGCCGGCCCGAAGCGCTTCCACCAGCCACCGATCAGCATCGACCAGTTGCCGCCGATTGAAGCGGTGATCCTGTCGCATAACCACTACGACCACCTCGATTACGAGGCGGTGCTGAAACTGGCGGCCAAGACCAACTACTTCCTGACCCCACTGGGCGTCGGCGACACCTTGATCAAATGGGGCATCGATGCCAGCAAAGTCCGCCAGTACGACTGGTGGCAGGGCACCGAAATCGCCGGCATCCGCTTCGTCGCCACCCCGTCGCAGCACTTCTCCGGCCGTGGCCTGTTTGACGGCAACAGCACCCTGTGGGCCTCGTGGGTGATGATCGACGGCGACACACGGATCTTCTTCAGCGGTGACAGCGGCTACTTCGACGGTTTCAAACACATCGGCGAACAGTACGGTCCGTTCGACCTGACCCTGATGGAAACCGGCGCCTACAACGTCGAGTGGCCACACGTACACATGCAACCGGAAGAAACCCTGCAAGCCCACATCGACCTCAAGGGCCGCTGGCTATTCCCGATCCACAACGGCACGTTCGACCTGGCGATGCACGCCTGGCATGAACCGTTTGACCGGATTCTGGCGCTGGCGTGGGAGCGCAGTGTTTCGATTACTACGCCGCAGATGGGGGAGGCGTTCAACCTGATGCAGCCGCAACGTGGTGAAGCGTGGTGGTTGGCGGTCGAAGGGGAGAGTGAAGGGGTGGTGCAGAACGCTTAA
- a CDS encoding PepSY domain-containing protein — translation MKTLTALFTAAALTLTAGLAQADVRVDQIPQLVKEGKIKSLESMNAEALKLHPGATITDTDLDNHFNGYEYEVELKTADGKEFDVDFDATTGKVLSNKQDT, via the coding sequence ATGAAAACTTTGACTGCCCTGTTTACCGCCGCTGCCCTGACGCTGACCGCTGGCCTGGCCCAGGCTGACGTCCGCGTCGACCAGATCCCGCAACTGGTGAAGGAAGGCAAGATCAAGTCGCTGGAGTCGATGAACGCCGAGGCGCTGAAACTGCACCCGGGTGCGACCATCACCGACACCGACCTGGACAACCACTTCAACGGTTACGAGTACGAAGTCGAGCTGAAAACCGCCGATGGCAAAGAGTTCGACGTGGACTTCGATGCCACCACCGGCAAGGTGCTGAGCAACAAGCAAGACACCTGA
- a CDS encoding CTP synthase: protein MDAISIALIGDYDPQVTAHQAIPVALGMIAEQSGHNVQFEWLPTEQIHADTALDHFDGFWCVPASPYKSEAGALRAIRFAREQQRPFLGTCGGFQHAVLEFSRNVLGWVDAEHGETSPDSQRAVLTPLTCSLVEAVDSIHLVAGSLIAKAYETSEIHEGYRCRFGVNPQFERELLTHRLHAVGHDSAGDLRAIELTDHVFFVATLFQPERAALKGQVPPLVRAFVEACAEQRQ from the coding sequence ATGGACGCCATTTCCATCGCCCTGATCGGCGATTACGACCCGCAAGTCACCGCACACCAGGCGATCCCCGTTGCCCTTGGCATGATCGCCGAGCAGTCCGGCCACAATGTGCAATTCGAATGGCTGCCCACCGAGCAGATCCACGCCGACACTGCGCTGGATCACTTTGACGGTTTCTGGTGCGTCCCGGCCAGCCCCTACAAAAGCGAAGCAGGCGCCTTGCGGGCGATTCGTTTTGCCCGCGAACAACAGCGCCCTTTCCTCGGCACCTGCGGTGGTTTTCAGCATGCGGTGCTGGAGTTTTCGCGCAATGTGCTGGGCTGGGTCGATGCCGAACATGGCGAGACGTCACCCGATTCGCAGCGAGCAGTGCTCACGCCGCTGACCTGTTCCCTGGTGGAAGCGGTGGACAGCATTCATCTGGTCGCCGGTTCGCTAATCGCCAAGGCGTACGAAACGTCGGAGATTCATGAAGGCTATCGCTGCCGCTTCGGTGTGAATCCGCAGTTCGAACGAGAGTTGCTGACCCATCGGCTACACGCTGTCGGCCACGATTCGGCGGGCGATTTGCGCGCAATCGAATTGACCGACCATGTGTTTTTTGTCGCGACACTGTTTCAGCCGGAACGTGCGGCGCTCAAGGGTCAGGTGCCGCCGCTGGTGCGGGCGTTCGTCGAAGCGTGTGCGGAGCAACGTCAATGA
- a CDS encoding DUF1003 domain-containing protein — translation MTTEKPETPATAPVDHLRFHRPHAHLNTTFGDDKFALRAEAFARFFGTPTFLGAQTLIVLLWVLLNVTGITTFDVYPFILLNLAFSLQSAYAAPLILLAQTRQAARDKAQADADAQHREALATANSERQAQAAKNTTQLLELLEQNTRLTEMTKSLTERIEGLTRELHEHMCQTRQP, via the coding sequence ATGACCACAGAAAAACCCGAAACACCCGCCACAGCCCCCGTCGATCACTTGCGCTTCCATCGTCCCCACGCTCACCTCAACACCACGTTCGGCGATGACAAGTTCGCCCTGCGCGCCGAGGCATTCGCGCGCTTCTTCGGCACGCCAACGTTTCTTGGCGCGCAAACCCTGATTGTGCTGTTGTGGGTTTTACTCAACGTGACGGGCATCACCACTTTCGACGTATACCCGTTCATTCTGCTGAACCTCGCGTTCAGCCTGCAATCGGCCTACGCCGCGCCGCTGATCCTGCTGGCACAAACCCGCCAGGCCGCGCGGGACAAGGCGCAAGCCGATGCCGACGCACAACACCGTGAAGCGCTGGCGACGGCCAACAGCGAGCGTCAGGCGCAAGCGGCGAAGAACACCACGCAATTGCTGGAACTGCTGGAGCAGAACACCCGCCTCACCGAAATGACCAAGAGCCTGACCGAACGCATCGAGGGTTTGACGCGCGAATTGCACGAGCACATGTGCCAGACCCGACAGCCCTGA
- a CDS encoding diguanylate cyclase has protein sequence MNLAQDIMENQRGKGLSFARRIYLPRVIGLGVGFFSVAAALYPLNMPSWLRALLVFNGFVWPHLAYQVSTHSTFPYHAERRNLLYDSLCGGFWTACFQFNPLTTVTILSMMTMNNVAAGGRRLFLFGALAQLAGVLLGWSVFGFTFSLTMTQIQVWACLPMLTLYPLALGLVSYQLAIKLAQHKRTLRDLSRTDSLTGLLNHGAWKDLLHSKFELCRQNHTLDILALIDIDHFKSINDNYGHIIGDAVLRHLARSLKQLAEGEPAGRYGGDEFCVILPDQPLHKAEARMEHLRQALQQYHHPDVPDLRVSLSIGLARFQPSYSDAIAWLDDADKALYTAKHTGRNTISVALGRPSSNDASQFSL, from the coding sequence ATGAATCTGGCGCAGGACATCATGGAAAACCAACGCGGCAAAGGCTTGTCATTCGCCAGACGTATCTACCTGCCAAGGGTCATTGGTCTGGGCGTCGGCTTTTTCAGCGTCGCGGCAGCACTGTATCCGTTGAATATGCCGTCCTGGCTCAGGGCGTTGCTGGTGTTCAACGGTTTTGTCTGGCCACATCTGGCTTATCAGGTGTCAACGCACTCGACCTTTCCCTACCACGCCGAACGTCGCAACCTGTTGTACGACTCGTTGTGCGGTGGCTTCTGGACCGCGTGTTTTCAGTTCAACCCGCTGACCACCGTGACCATCCTGTCGATGATGACCATGAACAACGTCGCCGCCGGTGGACGACGGCTGTTCCTGTTCGGCGCCCTCGCCCAACTCGCCGGCGTGCTGCTGGGCTGGTCGGTGTTCGGCTTCACATTCAGCCTGACCATGACGCAGATCCAGGTCTGGGCCTGCCTGCCGATGCTCACCCTGTATCCACTGGCGCTGGGCCTGGTCTCTTATCAACTGGCGATCAAACTCGCCCAGCACAAACGGACGCTGCGAGACCTGAGCCGCACCGACAGCCTCACCGGCCTGCTCAACCATGGAGCGTGGAAAGATCTACTGCACAGCAAGTTCGAGCTCTGTCGGCAGAACCACACCCTGGACATTCTGGCGCTGATCGACATCGATCACTTCAAGTCCATCAACGACAACTACGGACACATCATTGGCGACGCGGTGCTACGACATCTGGCCCGCTCGCTCAAGCAACTGGCCGAAGGTGAACCGGCAGGCCGCTATGGGGGTGACGAGTTCTGCGTGATCCTGCCCGATCAGCCATTGCACAAGGCCGAAGCACGGATGGAGCACCTGCGTCAGGCGTTGCAGCAGTACCACCATCCCGATGTGCCGGACCTGCGGGTCAGCCTGAGTATTGGCCTGGCGCGCTTTCAGCCGTCATACAGCGATGCGATCGCCTGGCTGGATGACGCCGACAAGGCGCTCTATACCGCCAAACACACGGGGCGCAACACGATCAGCGTAGCGCTGGGTCGTCCGAGTTCAAACGACGCCAGCCAATTCAGTCTTTGA
- a CDS encoding TetR/AcrR family transcriptional regulator, whose protein sequence is MTAPKRLTDRKREAIIQAAIAEFRANGFEITSMDKIAATAGVSKRTVYNHFPSKEELFAEILNQLWARITAEQAVAYRADQPLREQLQQMLLAKLQMMADDNFLGLARVAIAATIHSPERAQDMVARMGEREEGLTVWIRAALADGRLKAVDAEFAAQQVQGLLKSFGFWPQISMGQPPLDAATQKAVAESALEMFLARYQL, encoded by the coding sequence ATGACAGCTCCAAAGCGCCTTACCGACCGCAAACGCGAAGCCATCATTCAGGCGGCGATTGCCGAATTCCGGGCCAACGGTTTCGAGATCACCAGCATGGACAAGATCGCGGCCACCGCCGGGGTGTCAAAGCGCACGGTGTACAACCATTTCCCCAGCAAGGAAGAGCTGTTCGCCGAAATTCTCAACCAACTCTGGGCACGCATCACCGCCGAGCAGGCCGTGGCTTATCGCGCGGATCAGCCGCTGCGCGAGCAACTGCAGCAAATGTTGTTGGCTAAACTGCAGATGATGGCCGATGACAATTTTCTCGGTCTGGCCCGGGTAGCGATTGCCGCCACGATCCATTCCCCGGAGCGCGCGCAAGACATGGTGGCGCGCATGGGCGAGCGGGAAGAAGGTCTGACAGTGTGGATTCGCGCCGCACTGGCCGATGGTCGGCTGAAAGCCGTGGATGCGGAATTCGCCGCGCAGCAGGTGCAGGGCCTGTTGAAGTCGTTCGGTTTCTGGCCGCAGATTTCCATGGGCCAGCCGCCACTGGATGCGGCAACCCAGAAAGCTGTGGCCGAGTCGGCACTGGAGATGTTTCTGGCGCGATACCAGCTCTAA
- a CDS encoding transporter, giving the protein MNHSLDISHRDPDLFGLLYGFRFRPGERGREVDSATALRCLQDDSDSDEFLWLHLNLAHAACERWMKSHLQLPEEFFEALHEGSRSTRIEHVDSALLAVVNDVVFNLSSMVSSDVSTLWVCVRSKLIVSARLQPLHSVDKLRSSVKAGECFRSPSELLVHLLRDQGEVLTQIVRKTSMSVDQVEDQLLSSRLSTNRAELGANRRVLVRLQRLLALEPGSLLRLLNRPPPWLQKEDVKELRKSTEEFALIINDLTALGERIKLLQEEIAANLNEQSNRTLFTLTVVTVLALPINIIAGFFGMNVGGVPLSTDPEGFWILVALVATFTVIAGRWAFRKRGDY; this is encoded by the coding sequence ATGAACCACAGCCTCGATATCAGTCATCGCGATCCTGATTTGTTCGGTTTGCTTTACGGCTTCCGGTTCCGCCCGGGTGAACGCGGTCGCGAAGTTGACTCGGCGACCGCCCTGCGTTGCCTGCAAGACGACAGCGACAGTGATGAATTCCTCTGGCTGCACCTGAACCTGGCCCACGCCGCGTGCGAGCGCTGGATGAAAAGCCATCTGCAATTGCCCGAAGAATTTTTTGAAGCGCTGCACGAAGGCTCGCGTTCGACGCGTATCGAACACGTCGACTCTGCGTTGCTGGCGGTGGTCAACGACGTGGTGTTCAACCTCAGCAGCATGGTCTCCTCGGACGTCTCGACGCTGTGGGTGTGCGTGCGCAGCAAACTGATCGTCAGCGCACGCCTGCAACCGCTGCACTCGGTGGACAAGCTGCGCTCATCGGTGAAGGCCGGCGAATGCTTTCGCTCACCGTCGGAACTGCTCGTGCACCTGCTGCGCGATCAGGGTGAGGTGCTGACGCAGATCGTGCGCAAGACCAGCATGAGCGTCGACCAGGTCGAGGACCAATTGCTCTCCTCGCGCCTGTCGACCAACCGCGCCGAACTCGGTGCCAACCGCCGGGTGCTGGTGCGCCTGCAGCGCCTGCTGGCGCTGGAGCCGGGTTCGCTGCTGCGCCTGCTCAACCGTCCGCCGCCGTGGCTGCAGAAGGAGGACGTCAAGGAGCTGCGCAAATCCACCGAGGAGTTCGCGCTGATCATCAACGACCTCACCGCCCTCGGTGAGCGGATCAAGTTGCTCCAGGAGGAGATCGCCGCCAACCTCAACGAACAGAGCAACCGCACGCTGTTCACCCTGACGGTGGTGACGGTGCTGGCGCTGCCGATCAACATCATTGCCGGTTTTTTCGGGATGAACGTCGGCGGCGTGCCGTTATCCACCGATCCGGAGGGGTTCTGGATTCTGGTGGCACTGGTGGCGACGTTCACCGTGATTGCCGGGCGCTGGGCGTTTCGCAAGCGCGGGGATTATTGA
- a CDS encoding XRE family transcriptional regulator, which translates to MASLAMNHILERIALFQFTPTHCVQARAMLGWSVEQLSREAEVAVENIQRFEAQQDVADAARLALAYRFEAQGLVFFPGFAPGRSVSAMNSASESLGHQ; encoded by the coding sequence ATGGCCTCTCTTGCGATGAACCACATCCTAGAACGCATTGCCCTTTTCCAGTTCACCCCGACGCATTGCGTCCAGGCCCGAGCGATGCTGGGCTGGAGCGTGGAGCAGCTGTCGCGCGAGGCGGAGGTTGCCGTGGAAAACATTCAGCGGTTTGAAGCGCAACAGGACGTGGCGGATGCGGCACGGCTGGCGCTGGCTTATCGGTTTGAGGCGCAGGGGCTGGTGTTCTTTCCCGGGTTTGCGCCGGGGCGATCGGTGAGTGCCATGAACTCAGCGTCGGAGTCACTGGGGCATCAGTGA
- a CDS encoding DUF2025 family protein, which produces MRITSQLICQAADDLKGFVGLNRKTGQYIVRFSEDSFGMDVADDGIIPTSEFVWAVSDTTMSLKRELIQLLLDQNIDDRINISEPLRVYMSKVEVPEIVAVRSLVKG; this is translated from the coding sequence ATGCGCATCACTTCCCAACTCATCTGCCAGGCCGCCGACGACCTCAAGGGCTTTGTCGGCCTCAATCGCAAGACCGGCCAGTACATCGTGCGTTTCAGCGAAGATTCGTTCGGTATGGACGTGGCCGATGACGGCATCATTCCCACCAGCGAGTTTGTCTGGGCGGTCTCTGATACGACCATGAGCTTGAAGCGCGAGCTGATTCAGTTGCTGCTGGATCAGAACATCGATGACCGGATCAACATCAGCGAGCCGTTGCGGGTTTATATGAGCAAGGTTGAGGTGCCGGAGATTGTGGCGGTGCGCAGTCTGGTGAAAGGCTGA
- a CDS encoding methyl-accepting chemotaxis protein has protein sequence MLQKSLRAQILALLSGSLLAMLLIALACFHYLSNGVQNYSQLIAGPLHTSQLIDEANLQFKVQVQEWKNVLLRGKQPADLAKFWSQFEDRQRDVQNTLGELAGQKGMEPALKSRIERLREEHRLLGAAYQKGRDAYVAAGGDPVAGDSAVKGVDRAASDQMSELVAELRKQGTEQSAQISASADSIVMLGILVMLGSGLLIGLLSLWLVNRNLIEPIRKLIDYVTLLSRGRLVERVANERQDELGNLAAAANTLRDFLAETFTHLQRSASDLDSASGELNAIATTMAGGTNEQFNRTDQVATAMNEMSATAQEVARHAADAARAADDADQSAQQGEKVMQGTIQTITQMRGEIANTAEVIRRLEADSGRIGKVLEVIRGIAEQTNLLALNAAIEAARAGEAGRGFAVVADEVRNLAQRTAESIIEINQIIQNVQTGAVDAAHAIESGQARSDQSVEQVTQAGAMLERITHAVEAIRDMNRQIATAAEEQTSVAEDISRNLTEITSIASTNLNSVQRTESASQNLHGLSGQLNEVTARLSA, from the coding sequence ATGCTGCAAAAATCCCTGAGAGCGCAAATTCTCGCCCTGCTGAGCGGCAGCCTGCTGGCGATGCTGTTGATCGCGCTGGCCTGCTTTCATTACCTGTCCAACGGCGTGCAGAACTACAGCCAGTTGATCGCCGGTCCCTTGCACACCTCGCAACTGATCGACGAGGCCAACCTGCAATTCAAGGTGCAGGTGCAGGAGTGGAAAAACGTCCTGCTGCGCGGCAAGCAGCCGGCAGACCTGGCCAAATTCTGGAGCCAGTTCGAAGATCGCCAGCGCGATGTGCAGAACACCCTCGGTGAACTGGCCGGCCAGAAAGGCATGGAGCCGGCGCTGAAAAGCCGTATCGAACGCCTGCGTGAAGAGCACCGTCTGCTCGGCGCTGCGTACCAGAAAGGTCGCGATGCCTACGTGGCCGCCGGTGGCGACCCAGTGGCCGGCGACTCCGCCGTCAAAGGCGTGGACCGCGCCGCCAGCGATCAGATGAGCGAACTGGTAGCCGAGCTGCGCAAGCAGGGCACCGAGCAGTCGGCGCAGATCAGCGCCAGTGCTGACAGCATCGTGATGCTGGGGATTCTGGTGATGCTCGGCTCGGGTCTGCTGATCGGTCTGTTGAGCCTGTGGCTGGTCAACCGCAACCTGATCGAACCGATTCGCAAGCTGATCGATTACGTCACCCTACTGAGTCGCGGACGTCTCGTCGAACGTGTCGCCAACGAACGTCAGGACGAGTTGGGCAACCTTGCGGCAGCCGCCAATACCCTGCGTGATTTCCTCGCCGAGACGTTCACCCACCTGCAGCGCAGCGCCAGTGATCTGGACAGCGCCAGCGGCGAGCTGAACGCCATCGCCACGACCATGGCCGGTGGTACCAACGAGCAGTTCAACCGCACCGATCAAGTAGCGACGGCGATGAACGAAATGTCCGCCACCGCCCAGGAAGTTGCCCGTCACGCGGCGGACGCGGCGCGGGCGGCCGACGATGCCGACCAGTCCGCCCAGCAGGGTGAAAAGGTCATGCAGGGCACTATCCAGACCATCACCCAGATGCGTGGCGAAATCGCCAACACCGCCGAGGTGATCCGTCGCCTGGAAGCCGACAGCGGGCGGATCGGCAAGGTGCTGGAAGTGATTCGCGGCATCGCCGAGCAGACCAACCTGCTGGCGCTCAACGCGGCGATCGAAGCGGCGCGCGCCGGTGAAGCCGGGCGCGGTTTTGCCGTGGTCGCCGATGAGGTGCGTAACCTCGCGCAGCGTACGGCGGAGTCGATCATCGAGATCAACCAGATCATTCAGAACGTGCAGACCGGTGCGGTGGACGCGGCGCACGCGATCGAAAGCGGTCAGGCGCGCAGCGACCAAAGCGTCGAGCAAGTGACCCAGGCCGGCGCCATGCTCGAGCGCATCACCCACGCGGTGGAAGCGATCCGCGACATGAACCGCCAGATCGCCACCGCCGCCGAAGAGCAGACCTCGGTGGCCGAAGACATCTCGCGCAACCTGACCGAAATCACCTCGATTGCCAGCACCAACCTCAACAGCGTGCAGCGCACTGAAAGCGCCAGCCAGAACCTGCATGGCCTGTCCGGGCAACTCAATGAAGTCACCGCGCGCCTGAGCGCCTGA